The Saccharomyces kudriavzevii IFO 1802 strain IFO1802 genome assembly, chromosome: 6 genome contains the following window.
TACACGATGATGATCCCGTGCGAACCACGGTAGTACGATGACGTGATGGTACGGAAACGTTCTTGGCCTGCAGTATCCCAGATCTGCAGCTTCACAGTCTTGCCGTCTAGTTCCACAGTCTTGATCTTGAAGTCCACCCCGATTGTGGAAATGTAGTCGTTGGTATACGTGTCGTCCGAAAACCTCAAAAGTAGACAGGATTTCCCGACACCGGAATTCCCGATCAATAgcagtttgaaaagataATCGTACTCGCTATTCATATTCGCGCTCCTTTGTTTGCTTATCTCGAACCTGGACccaacagaaaaaaatcttcccAACACTGGTGTGCTTAATCGCTGGATTCTTCTGGCTTCTGTTCTTTCTCTTTAACTCCCCCCATGGGCCAAAAAAACCAGTAACATTCAGGAAAACGGCACCGGGTCACGTAATACGTGCGTAGTGACCTAGAGGCGCCACaaggaaaaaggaaaaaaacagaaaaaacaacaaaagcTAAAACAAACACGAAAACTTTGGTAGATCAACTAAGGTAGTGGTGAGGCAATTGAAGTTACACAGCGACAATTCTAACTACAAAAGCAACATCTCCACAAAACAGTATAATGAGGGAAATTATTCATATTTCGACGGGCCAGTGTGGTAACCAAATCGGTGCTGCATTCTGGGAAACCATCTGTGGTGAGCATGGTTTAGATTTCAACGGGACATATCACGGCCATGACGACATCCAGAAGGAGAGACTGAACGTCTACTTCAACGAGGCGTCTTCTGGGAAGTGGGTTCCAAGGTCTATCAACGTGGATCTGGAGCCCGGGACCATCGACGCAGTGCGCAACTCCGCCATCGGGAATCTGTTTAGGCCTGACAATTACATCTTTGGACAAAGTTCTGCGGGCAACGTGTGGGCCAAGGGTCACTACACGGAAGGAGCTGAGCTTGTGGACAGCGTTATGGACGTTATTAGACGAGAGGCGGAAGGATGCGACTCCCTGCAAGGTTTCCAGATTACGCATTCTCTTGGTGGTGGTACCGGTTCCGGTATGGGTACGCTTTTGATCTCGAAGATTAGAGAGGAGTTTCCTGATCGAATGATGGCCACTTTCTCTGTCTTGCCTTCTCCAAAGACCTCGGACACCGTTGTCGAACCTTACAACGCTACGTTGTCTGTGCACCAACTAGTAGAACACTCTGATGAAACCTTCTGTATCGATAACGAAGCACTTTATGACATCTGTCAAAGAACTTTGAAGTTGAACCAACCCTCTTATGGTGATTTGAACAACTTGGTCTCGAGCGTTATGTCGGGTGTGACCACTTCGTTGCGTTATCCCGGTCAATTGAACTCCGATTTGAGAAAACTGGCAGTCAATCTTGTTCCATTCCCACGTTTACATTTCTTCATGGTTGGGTACGCCCCCTTGACTGCAATTGGTTCTCAATCGTTTAGATCTTTGACCGTTCCTGAATTGACACAGCAAATGTTCGACTCCAAAAATATGATGGCCGCTGCCGACCCAAGAAACGGTAGATACTTGACCGTTGCGGCTTTCTTTAGGGGTAAAGTTTCCGTCAAGGAAGTGGAAGATGAAATGCATAAAGTCCAATCCAAGAACTCCGACTATTTCGTGGAATGGATCCCCAACAACGTGCAAACCGCAGTGTGTTCCGTTGCTCCTCAAGGTTTGGACATGGCTGCTACTTTCATTGCTAACTCTACATCTATTCAAGAACTGTTCAAGAGAGTCGGTGATCAATTCTCTGCTATGTTCAAGAGAAAGGCGTTCTTGCATTGGTACACTAGTGAAGGTATGGACGAATTGGAATTCTCTGAAGCTGAGTCCAATATGAATGATTTAGTCAGCGAATACCAGCAATACCAAGAAGCTACTgtagaagatgatgaagaagtaGACGAAAATGGTGACTTCGGTGCTCCACAAAACCAAGATGAACCGATCACCGAGAATTTTGAATAGTCAGTTGCTTTTccctctcttttttctaccttttcttcttctctgaGGTTGGAGCACTTTGGAAccaaataaataaacaagaaaaaaaaaaaattaatcaaaaataagaaaaactaaTCCacgaaaaatttcataCCATTCCTTATTGAAATATATAATTcaatttatatatatatactatcTTAACTACCTTTACCCTTTCAAgctcttgattttcaatgCTCACTTCGGCGGCTAAAAGGACCGCCCGGAGAGcagaatttatatataaatacgGACGGCAAATAAGTAAGGAAACTGAACCGCAACATCATACAGCAAAACTACAAGccaaaaaagggaaaaagaCAGGACCTCttcaagagaaagaaagccACATTTTTTGTCAGGGTGAGGGTTTGATGCTTACATTCAAAAAGTCCGGCCCTTCCTTCAACAATGCATCATGAACTAGGCACAAAAACGTATGTCTTCTTCCGGTCGCTCCACCCCCCAGATAAGATTCACTTTTTCCATGTTCCATATAGTATTATAAACAAGATGCGCTGCCTCTACTATTCCCATTTAACAAACGATGAGTGGTGGgatcttcatcatttagCCGCCAAGATCCGATTAATATCGTGAAGAGTGATATATGTGCTACCCGGAGTGCTCACAAACTATTTCGTGTCCAGCGATCCGGGGTTGGGTGGCCAAAAAATCTAGTTTATGTATGGATCCACTTCAGTCTTTGCTAACCCCGAACTTTTTCACTCTTccgtttattttttttattttttttttttcatttggagGAAATTAGAACTATAGTACCTTGATTCTAATGCCTTGGTGGAAATATtggcaaaagaaagttAGGCGTTTCATTCACTACTAACTTTTAAAGCAGATACCACACAGCTTAAATAATTTCCAAAAGAGTCGCTTCTAAGGGACTAACCAATCCAGGTCAGAAACAAAAGCAATTTTCCTGTTCATATACCATTTCTATTTTGCTTctgtaaatttttcattttattcatttttttggctcaTTtattccttcttttccgCCTTTCGATATTCATTCAAACATGCTAAGACCAGCCTACAAATCTCTAGTGAAGACATCACTGCTACAAAGACGGCTAATATCGTCAAAGGGCTCAAAGCTGTATAAACCTTCTCCGGACTCAACAGGTACAATCCTGATGTCTGAAGAACCCTTGGTGGCGGCTTCGTCCTCCACCACGTCTCCTCCATCAGGCATAATAGACACAAATGACTTTTCTCtattcaacaacaacaacaggaagaacagcagcagcaacagtaGCACGCCTTACCAGTGGAAAAATTCCTCAGACTTAGATTTTGATCCCTTTAACAAATCACATGCCTCAGCAATAACCACGATGACAAGAACCAGGGACGTTATGCAATTATGGTCGCTGTTGGAGGCTTGTTTACAATCCAACCTAATGAAAAGAGCATTCTCCATATTGGAATCCTTGTATTTAGTGCCTGAACACAAACAGAGGTTCATTGAAGACTATAACATGTATTTAAATGCATTTTCCAGGAACGAACCAAATTTTCCCATTTTAAAGATGAACGAAAAACTAACGAATGATTTGGAGACGAACTTTAAAGATATCAACTATAATGACAAGACTCTGGCAATAATGATTCATCACTCCTTAAGATTTCATGCATCCGCAAGTTCAATGCTTCTGAAGCCTACAATTTCCGcttatttcaaaatgagCGTAAACGGAATCAGggaaattttatcaaacCTAGATATTCTGACCATCTCAGATCTAAATCTCTTGGTAAATGACCTAAGAGTCATATCACTATCGCAGCTACCAAGTTCGGTTAAACCAATATTGGAGTCCCTTGCACCGTCTTCTTCGCCTGTAAATAATAACCAAAACGAAGATGGCTCAAAAAACCTGGAAGCTGAGaacaattcaaagaatgaGAAAAACTTGGATGCAAGTCTTGGTTCTATGAAGACACCTTCTTTAGAATCTCTCCGGGATGTCCCATTAGGTGGCTCAACGGGAGTTTTACCAAAAGATGCCGAAAAGCTCATAGCTGTAGATACTATTGGAATGAGAGTTATCAGACATACTTTATTGGGATTATCATTAACGCCTGAGCAAAAAGAGCAAATATCTAGATTCAAATTCGACGCCAACGAAAACGTTCTAAATATGAAGCCAACGAAAGATGGCGATGACAGTGATACTtctataaatttttttgaaatctacAATTCTTTGCCATCattaaaagagaaaaaggcGTTTGAAAGTGCATTAAATACTTTTAACCAAGATAGGCAAAAAGTTTTAGAAAATCGTGCAACAGAAGCTGCGAGAGAACGTTGGAAGCacgattttgaagaggCAAAGGCTAGGGGTGATATttctattgaaaaaaacttaAATGCTAAATTGTGGAAATGGTATAATAATATGTTGCCTTTAGTTCAGGAAGAAATTAATCATTGTAAATCACTGTCATTGGAAAGACCTTCCCCTTCCGATAAGAAACATTTAAATAAAGTTGAAACAAACCGTCTTGACTATGGCCCATACCTAACTCTGATTGACCCAGGAAAAATGTGCGTTATTACGATTTTGGAATTATTAAAATTAAATTCCACAGGCGGTGTTATTGAAGGTATGAGAACTGCAAGAGCGGTTATATCAGTGGGTAAGGCCATTGAAATGGAATTCAGGTCTGAACAAGTCTTGAAAAGTGAATCTCAGACATTTAGAGATGTCAATAAAAAATCGCCagaattcaagaaactgGTACAGAATGCTAAATCCGTATTTAGATCATCACAAATTGAACAGTCAAAGATTTTATGGCCCCAGAATATTAGGGCCAAAATTGGTTCTGTGTTAATATCGATGTTGATTCATGTTGCAAAAGTTTTTGTGCAAGGTGTTGATCCCATAACAAAAGCTAAAGTCCATGGTGAAGCTCCAGCTTTTGCACATGGTTACCAATACCATAATGGTTCTAAATTAGGTGTTTTGAAGATTCACAAGACTTTAATTCGTCAATTAAACGGCGAAAGATTAATTGCATCTGTTCAACCACAATTACTACCAATGTTGGTTGAGCCTAAGCCATGGGTCAACTGGAGGTCAGGTGGATACCATTACACGCAATCCACTCTTTTAAGAACAAAGGACTCGCCTGAGCAAGTCGCATATTTGAAAGCTGCTTCTGATAATGGTGACATAGATCGCGTTTATGATGGTTTAAATGTGCTGGGTGATACGCCTTGGACTGTCAATAGAAAAGTATTTGATGTAGTTTCGCAAGTTTGGAACAGAGGTGAAAGCTTCCTGGATATTCCAAGTGCCCAAGAAGAAATGGTTTTACCCTTGGCTCCTCCCAGAAATTCAGACCCTTCCATTTTAAGAGCTTGGAAACTACAAGTAAAAACAATTGCCAATAAATTCTCATCCGATAGATCCAATAGATGTGATACAAACTATAAATTGGAAATTGCTAGGGCATTTTTGGGCGAAAAATTGTATTTCCCACATAATTTAGACTTCAGAGGACGCGCTTATCCTTTATCTCCACATTTCAACCATCTTGGtaatgatatgagtcgcGGTCTTTTGATCTTTTGGCACGGGAAGAAGTTGGGCCCATCTGGTCTGAAGTGGCTAAAGATTCATTTGTCAAATCTGTTTGGCTTTGATAAGTTACGTTTAGAGGATCGTGTCGCAT
Protein-coding sequences here:
- the TUB2 gene encoding beta-tubulin (similar to Saccharomyces cerevisiae TUB2 (YFL037W); ancestral locus Anc_8.27), coding for MREIIHISTGQCGNQIGAAFWETICGEHGLDFNGTYHGHDDIQKERLNVYFNEASSGKWVPRSINVDLEPGTIDAVRNSAIGNLFRPDNYIFGQSSAGNVWAKGHYTEGAELVDSVMDVIRREAEGCDSLQGFQITHSLGGGTGSGMGTLLISKIREEFPDRMMATFSVLPSPKTSDTVVEPYNATLSVHQLVEHSDETFCIDNEALYDICQRTLKLNQPSYGDLNNLVSSVMSGVTTSLRYPGQLNSDLRKLAVNLVPFPRLHFFMVGYAPLTAIGSQSFRSLTVPELTQQMFDSKNMMAAADPRNGRYLTVAAFFRGKVSVKEVEDEMHKVQSKNSDYFVEWIPNNVQTAVCSVAPQGLDMAATFIANSTSIQELFKRVGDQFSAMFKRKAFLHWYTSEGMDELEFSEAESNMNDLVSEYQQYQEATVEDDEEVDENGDFGAPQNQDEPITENFE
- the RPO41 gene encoding DNA-directed RNA polymerase (similar to Saccharomyces cerevisiae RPO41 (YFL036W); ancestral locus Anc_8.28), translated to MLRPAYKSLVKTSLLQRRLISSKGSKLYKPSPDSTGTILMSEEPLVAASSSTTSPPSGIIDTNDFSLFNNNNRKNSSSNSSTPYQWKNSSDLDFDPFNKSHASAITTMTRTRDVMQLWSLLEACLQSNLMKRAFSILESLYLVPEHKQRFIEDYNMYLNAFSRNEPNFPILKMNEKLTNDLETNFKDINYNDKTLAIMIHHSLRFHASASSMLLKPTISAYFKMSVNGIREILSNLDILTISDLNLLVNDLRVISLSQLPSSVKPILESLAPSSSPVNNNQNEDGSKNLEAENNSKNEKNLDASLGSMKTPSLESLRDVPLGGSTGVLPKDAEKLIAVDTIGMRVIRHTLLGLSLTPEQKEQISRFKFDANENVLNMKPTKDGDDSDTSINFFEIYNSLPSLKEKKAFESALNTFNQDRQKVLENRATEAARERWKHDFEEAKARGDISIEKNLNAKLWKWYNNMLPLVQEEINHCKSLSLERPSPSDKKHLNKVETNRLDYGPYLTLIDPGKMCVITILELLKLNSTGGVIEGMRTARAVISVGKAIEMEFRSEQVLKSESQTFRDVNKKSPEFKKLVQNAKSVFRSSQIEQSKILWPQNIRAKIGSVLISMLIHVAKVFVQGVDPITKAKVHGEAPAFAHGYQYHNGSKLGVLKIHKTLIRQLNGERLIASVQPQLLPMLVEPKPWVNWRSGGYHYTQSTLLRTKDSPEQVAYLKAASDNGDIDRVYDGLNVLGDTPWTVNRKVFDVVSQVWNRGESFLDIPSAQEEMVLPLAPPRNSDPSILRAWKLQVKTIANKFSSDRSNRCDTNYKLEIARAFLGEKLYFPHNLDFRGRAYPLSPHFNHLGNDMSRGLLIFWHGKKLGPSGLKWLKIHLSNLFGFDKLRLEDRVAFTESHLNDVKDSAENPLSGERWWTTADKPWQALATCFELNEVMKMDNPEEFISHQPVHQDGTCNGLQHYAALGGDVEGATQVNLVPNDKPQDVYAHVARLVQKRLEIAAEKGDENAKILKDKITRKVVKQTVMTNVYGVTYVGATFQIAKQLSPIFDDRKESLDYSKYLTKHVFGAIRELFHSAHLIQDWLGESAKRISKSIRLDVDEKSFKNGNKPDFMSSVIWTTPLGLPIVQPYREESKKQVETNLQTVFISDPFAVNPVNARRQKAGLPPNFIHSLDASHMLLSAAECGKQGLDFASVHDSYWTHASDVDTMNVVLREQFIKLHEIDLVLRLKEEFDQRYKNYVKIGKIKRSTDLAQKIVKIRKDLSKKLGRSTTLADEIYFEKKRQELLNSQLVEDRKVGEKMVTTVSLFEDVNDLDALELENGGDEHSGSSVLLPLRLPEIPPKGDFDVTVLRGSQYFFS